The genomic segment TATTGGTGAGTATAAGCGTTTTGAGAACTTGCAAAATTATCACGCACCAGAATTCAGTTCAAATGCGACAGAATTTCATGTTACTCTATGGAACCTCAATTATGGGGTGGATGTCGTAAAAGACAACCTTCATGTCATAAATGAGGTAAATGATGTCGTAAAAGATGTCGTAAAAAAGACGGATGATGTCGTAAAAGGAAAAGCAAATGTCACAAAAGAATTTGCAAAAACTCAACGACAAATCTATAAGTTGATTTCTCAGATGCCTCAAATCAGTGCTGCCCAAATGTCGGAAAACATGGGGATTTCTTTACGACAAGTTCAACGATACCTCAAACAGCTTTCCGACCAAAACCTAATTGTAAGAGAAGGAGGTCGCAAAAATGGCGTTTGGAAAATCTTGGACGATGAATACGAAGGCTTCTTTAAAAGAATATAAACGATAAAGGCAGGTGGCTAAATCCATAAAAACACATCATCACAGCCGTATCTGCTCCTGGCATCTGTCTGCCACCTCCTTCCTATGCGTAACACAGATAATAGTCTTATCGGCATACGAAGTAAAGAGGCGGTCGAAAAGAAGCTTCTCGGTTTCGGCATCCAGCGATGAGCTGATTTCATCAAGCAACAGAATGTTACCTTCGCGCAAAAGACTGCGGGCTATGGCAATGCGCTGTGCCTGACCGCCACTCAAACGGGTGGCATGCTCTCCTATCTTCGTATCCATACCTGCCGGCAAACTGAAAACGAAATCGGCACAGGCTACATGAAGGGCTTCGGTAAGCTGCTCATCGGTAGCCACGGGATTGGCAAGAAGAAGATTATCGCGAATGGTTCCGCTCATCAGCGTATTACCCTGCTCTATATACACGATATGCGAACGCATGCCGGTTCCTTCTGTCTCTTTGCCCAGGGCATCATACAATACTATCCTTCCGCTATCGGGCTGGATGATACTCGACAAGAGACGCAGGATGGTGGTCTTGCCACAACCGGTTTCTCCTACTATCGCCACAGATGTGGCGGGACGGAAATCATAAGAGAAATGACTGACGACAACTTTCTTTCGCTCATCGGGATATGAATAACTCACATCCTGAAGACGGATGCCGCAAGCACGCTGCAAAGGTATAGAAGCATCTGCCTGCACCAGAGATTCCTCCTGCTCGGTATTTTCAATCTCTACCAACCGGTCTACACTCGCTGATGCATGAATCAACTGGGGAATCATGCCCAAGAGCGACATGATAGGACTCTGTATCTGACCCACCAACTGCAGGAAGGCGGTCATCACACCAAAGGTTATCAACCCGTTCTTGAGTTGGATGGCACCATAGACAAAGGCTCCGAAATAGCCGTAACTGAAGGTGAAAGCCAGGAGCAGACGGGACAACAAGGTAAAGCGGATTCTACGGCAGACCAGATGATGCAAACGCTGCTGCATGCTGCCTACCCTACCGGAAACCGTGCTCTCTGCCTGCAAGGTTTTGATGGTGAGTTCATGTTCTACCGTCTCCTGAATCATCATCTGTATGCTGCTCTCCTCCTCGCGTATCGCCAGCGTCATCTTCTTGAGTCGGCTGCCGAGATACTTGGCACAGACTGCAACCACCGGTGTCAACAACAGAAGACTCCATGCCAGAATGGAATCGATGGAACGCATCAGGAAGAAGGCACCGAAGAGCTGCACCAGGGTGACTACGATTGTGGGCAGGATATCCGTAACTACCGAAGAGGCTGATGAGAGATCGCGCTCCAAACGCTGGCTGATGTCGCCGGAAAGCATATCAGAAGCAGGCTTTCCGGAACCAGCCTCAGCCTGATGCTTAACGGCATAGAGTTTCCTGCCCAGCACAAACCGGAAGAGGCGGCTACGCATATCATTCTGGAGAATAACCTCGGTGATGCCGGAAAGATAGAATGCCAGCTGGCGAAGGGCTATCAGCAGGGCGATGACAGAAAAAAGCACGATGGTTTCGCACAGCACATTGCCACGCCAGATCACCACATCGATGAACCGGCGACACAGCCAGACGAGCCACAAACCTAATGC from the Segatella copri genome contains:
- a CDS encoding ABC transporter ATP-binding protein, whose product is MRKYALWFFRQMSAVRGRLLLRIIAGLLQVALGLWLVWLCRRFIDVVIWRGNVLCETIVLFSVIALLIALRQLAFYLSGITEVILQNDMRSRLFRFVLGRKLYAVKHQAEAGSGKPASDMLSGDISQRLERDLSSASSVVTDILPTIVVTLVQLFGAFFLMRSIDSILAWSLLLLTPVVAVCAKYLGSRLKKMTLAIREEESSIQMMIQETVEHELTIKTLQAESTVSGRVGSMQQRLHHLVCRRIRFTLLSRLLLAFTFSYGYFGAFVYGAIQLKNGLITFGVMTAFLQLVGQIQSPIMSLLGMIPQLIHASASVDRLVEIENTEQEESLVQADASIPLQRACGIRLQDVSYSYPDERKKVVVSHFSYDFRPATSVAIVGETGCGKTTILRLLSSIIQPDSGRIVLYDALGKETEGTGMRSHIVYIEQGNTLMSGTIRDNLLLANPVATDEQLTEALHVACADFVFSLPAGMDTKIGEHATRLSGGQAQRIAIARSLLREGNILLLDEISSSLDAETEKLLFDRLFTSYADKTIICVTHRKEVADRCQEQIRL